Sequence from the Rhodanobacteraceae bacterium genome:
CAAGCTGCGCTTGACGCCGCCGCCGGTGGCCAGCAGCGCAGCCACCGTTCGCAGGGGGTCCATGCACGATCTGGCAGGCGCCGTCGAGCCGAAAACGCAGCCAGACAGCGCGGGCTTGCTGCGGCGCAAGTAGCCCTTTGCTGGTCTGCGTCAAGTCTTGAATTTCGCTGTTGTCGCAGGTCAGGTTGTGCGAGCCGCGGGCTAGGGCTCGTCGAGGCCAGACCGGTCGTCGCTGTGCAATCGTCGTTCGCCGTCGGCGAATCGGGCGATCAGCGCCTGATTGGGGCCCAGCGCGCTGGCGCGCATCAGCAGTTGTCCATCATTGGCGCGTTTCAGCAGTACATAGCCGCGTTGCAGCGTGGCTTCCGGGCCCAGCTGGCGCAGCGTGTCGACCGCCTGACGGCAGCGCGAGCGCAGCAGGGCCAGGTCCGGGATGCTCTGCAGCAAGGCGTGGCGCTGATGATCCAGTGTCGTGCGCGGCTGCTGCAGCCAGCGGGCGCCGATGGTTCTCAGTCTGGACTGCAGCTGGCTGGCCTGCTGCCGGGTATCGCTGATGCGCCGCTGCGGCGCGCGCAGCCGGATGGCTTCGAGCAGGAGCCCGAGTTCGCCGCGACGCCGCTGTACCCGCGCATGCGCAATCGAATCGGCACGCTGGCGCAATGCCTGCAGTCGCAATTGGGCCAGGCGCAGCGCGCGTCTGGGATCGTGTGCCCGCAGCAGACGTTCACAGCCGTCGTTGCGCTGCTGCCAGCGCTGCATCCGGCGTCGGAGATGCTCCCGCAGTTCCTGGGCGCGCCGGTCCAGCTGCTGGCGCAAGGCGTCAGCACTGGGGGTGATCAGTTCCGCGGCTGCCGAGGGCGTGGGTGCGCGCACGTCCGCCACCAGATCGGCGATGGTGAAATCGGTCTCATGGCCCACCGCCGAAACCGTGGGAATGGGCGAGGCGGCGATCATCCGTGCCAGCGCCTCGTCGTTGAAGGCCGCCAGATCCTCCAGCGAGCCACCGCCGCGGGTCAGCAGCACCAGTTCATAGGCCTCGGGCGCTGCCAGTGCCGCTGCCAGCGCCGAGCGCAGCTGTGCGGGAGCGTCGGCGCCCTGAACCTGAGCTGGAAACAGATCGATCTGCAACAGCGGCCAGCGCCGGGCGCACACCGACAACACATCGCGGATGGCCGCGCCCTGGGCGGAACTGATCACGGCGATGCGCATGGGCATGCGCGGCAGCGGGCGCTTTCGGGCGGGATCGGTCAGGCCTTCGGCCTGCAGCAGCGCTTTCAGCCGCTCGAATTCGCGCATCAATCGACCGAGACCTGCGTCTTCCATGTGTTCGCAGATCAGCTGATAGTCGCCGCGCGCCTCATACAGACTGATGCGTCCACGCACCAGCACCTGGGCGCCATCGACCGGCTTGTTGCGCACATACAGGTTGTTGGACTTGAACATGGCGCAGCGGATCTGGGCGTCTCGATCCTTCAGCGTGAAGTACCAGTGCCCGGAGGCGGCCCGGGTGTAGTTCGAGATCTCGCCCTCGACCCAGATTTGCGCAAACGCGTCCTCCAGCAGCTGCCGCGCCAGCCGGTTCAACTGGCTGGGCGTCAGTACCGGACGCTCGCGCGCGGCATAGGAAGGCGTGGATTCGGTCATGTGCGGTCTGCCGGGCGGACCGGTGAAGATAGCGCAAGGCTGGAGGGGCGGGGAAAAGGGAAAAGGGGAATCAAGAGCAGCTATCGGGAGCACTCGGTTTGTGGAAGTCCCGGTCGCCCCTGGCGGTGCGCAATTTTGCTCGCCAGACAGGGACAGGGGGCAAGCGGAATGGTCTCGTGGCGTCATTGCGAGCCGCCAGTTTCGGCCCAAAACTGCTCACGGGCCATGAACCCGCCGTCGTAGGTCATGTTGTCCGCGTCAGCGGACTACGTGACATCGAGTTGCGTCACGTAGCTCGCTGCGCGAGCAACGTGACCTACAACAGCAAATCAATAATTTACGATATGGAGAGCGTAGCGAAGCAATCCAGGCACTTGCGAAGAGAATCGGGATTGCTTCGCTGCGCTCGCAATGACGCCGTGATGAGGCAATTCTGCAACCCCGTGCCCCGTGCCCCCTCTTTGTGAACCAATAAAGCAATGACTTACGATATGTTTG
This genomic interval carries:
- the xseA gene encoding exodeoxyribonuclease VII large subunit — translated: MTESTPSYAARERPVLTPSQLNRLARQLLEDAFAQIWVEGEISNYTRAASGHWYFTLKDRDAQIRCAMFKSNNLYVRNKPVDGAQVLVRGRISLYEARGDYQLICEHMEDAGLGRLMREFERLKALLQAEGLTDPARKRPLPRMPMRIAVISSAQGAAIRDVLSVCARRWPLLQIDLFPAQVQGADAPAQLRSALAAALAAPEAYELVLLTRGGGSLEDLAAFNDEALARMIAASPIPTVSAVGHETDFTIADLVADVRAPTPSAAAELITPSADALRQQLDRRAQELREHLRRRMQRWQQRNDGCERLLRAHDPRRALRLAQLRLQALRQRADSIAHARVQRRRGELGLLLEAIRLRAPQRRISDTRQQASQLQSRLRTIGARWLQQPRTTLDHQRHALLQSIPDLALLRSRCRQAVDTLRQLGPEATLQRGYVLLKRANDGQLLMRASALGPNQALIARFADGERRLHSDDRSGLDEP